From Neomonachus schauinslandi chromosome 4, ASM220157v2, whole genome shotgun sequence:
TGTTTAGTATAGACCTTTCCATTCTACCAACCAACATATATCCCCACAACTCTACTGATGGGCAAATATGCTATCATGGAtggagatagattttttttaacttatttaaattcaattagttaacatatagatatagtgtatcattagtttctaatgtagagttcagttattcatctgttgcatgtaacacccagtgctcatgacatcacgtgccctccttcaccCAGTTATcctatccccctcccccatttccatcttgcaaccttcagtttgtttcctatagttaagagtctcttatggcttgtctccctctatgatttcgtcttattttgttttcccctcccttcccctatgatcctctgctttgtttcttaaattccacatatgagtgaaaccatatgataattgtctttctctgacttattttgcttagcataataccttccagttctaTCCCCATTAATgtaaatggtgagatttcatctttttggatggccgagtaatattcaattgtatatatatgtatatatataccacatcttctttatccattcatctgtcagtggatatctgggttctttccatagtttggctattgtggacattgctactataaacattggggtacaggtgccccttcagatcactacatttgtatctttgtggtaaatagctagtagtgcaattgctgggccatagggtagctctatttttaacttcttgaggaacctccaaactgttttccagagtggctgcaccagcttgcattcccaccaacagtgtagaagggttcccctttctccgcatccccgccaacacctgttgtttcctgacttgttaattttagccattctgactggtgtgaggtggtatctcactgtggttttgatttgtatttccccaatgacaagcgatgttgaacattttttcgtatgtctgttggctatttggatgtcttctttggagaaatgtctgtgaatgtcttctgcccatttcttcactggattatttgttttttgggtgttgagtttgataagttctttatagattttggatactagccctttatttgatacgacatttgcaaatatcttctcccattctataggttgtcctttggtttcgttgtctgtttcctttgctgtgccaaagctttttatcttgatgaagtcccaataattcctttttgcttttgtttcccttgtctttggagaagtgtctagcaagaagttgctgtagctgatgtcgaagaggttgctgcctgtgttcctctctaggattttgatggattgctgtctcacatttaggtctttcatccattttgagtttatctttgtgtacagTATAAGAAAAtgacccagtttcattcttctacatgtggctgtccaattttcccaacatcacttgttgaagagactgtctttttttccattggatagtctttcctgctttgtcgaagattagttgaccataaagttgagagtccatttctgggttctctattctgttccattgatctataggATGACAGTCACACCTCAGTAActtctaagaaaacaaaagtactACATTTTACCTGGAGTTCTATGATATGTGAGAAAACTTCCTTAGCTGCAAATAGCCAACCAGCAATGGCCAGAGGCAGCAGAAAAGTCAGAACTTTGGAACTGTAGCAATGAGTAGGAGAATAGTCAAGCAGACCATATCTTGGGCTATTATTATTGTGACAATAGCACAAGATTTTTGAGCTGTCAGATCCATAATCATCTTAAAGAAGGAAGCCAAAAAAACTGACAATTATCATAACATGCAAATACCCATGGCTGTCACCTCCTAGACTAGTTGCTTTACCTAATGAGCCATCCCCAGAGGCAGCTGACTTTAGAGTTTAGGGTATTTGGCTGAGACACCACGCATATTTCGTGGCAGTCAAGGGTCAGCTTTATTAACTGCATGAGTGCCAATGCCTGTATGTGTTTATACAGGACAGAAGTCATGACACCACACCCCGATGTTAACTTGAATCTGAAATGCAACTGCACTCTGGTCAAGATTCCAGCTCAGAATATTTGCGACAGTCCGATTTCAAATGtctgtctctttgtctttatAAGTTCCCTTACACTTCAGCAGGCCatgtgtgccttttttttttctttctagaaaatgtAGTCTCTATAAACAGCAGCAGCTGAGGCCACTATCCTAGGTTTTGTCCATTTCCCATCTCTCTACCCTACTCACTATAATAAGGCACAACTCCTAGGAAACTGTGAAATTAAAATCAAGTGTCATTTTCAATGATAGGATATACAGGGTTTTGAAGTGATGGTTCTGATTATTAAATTAAGTCTAAACATTATAATCTTATAAAGTGTTGAttggttagaaaaaaataattatattgctTTCTCCAATAATTTATATGGAGACTTGGGTAAGAAAAATTGGTGAGCTATGTAGTAACTACTGATGAACCATTCTTTTTGGTTCAGCTTTAAACTTAAGtctctttataaaagaaatttctctaattatttggaaataacattAGTAATtgcaatgaagaaaatgaggcaagGCTTCAATACTTTACCTAAGaattccttttttcaaaaaaaaatttttgttttaacttgaATGAAGATTGTTAAATCAAAGTCAGGTGTTAGGTGCCTTCTATGTATTAAATGTGATTAGTGTGATGCTATGTTCTTAAAAAGTATCTGGATATTTACAAGCAATATTCCAAGAAAAGTGATAtatggagaaaatatatttgggaaCTCTGCATTTGTACTACTTTAAGCAATGAAAAGCATATCTTTCTGTTGTCAGACTTGAGAAAGAGATCCAAGATCTTGAAAAGGCTGAGCTGCAAATCTCAACTAATGAAGAGgcaattttaaagaaactaaaatcaGTTGAGAGGACAACAGAAGACATAATAAGGGTGAGCATTAACATGTAAAACTATGAGCTCCTCCTAGAATGAGTCCACAAATAGTATATACTTATTTAAACTATATCCTCATTTAGAATTTATGTTTTAAGCTGTATTAATCatagagaattcttttttcttatagtcTGTGaaagtggaaaaggaagaaagatcagAAGGTATGTTTTCAAGCAGTCTATTCTATGTCTAACTATGATATTTCTTAATAAACCCACAGAAAATTTTCCCATTGTTATAAATTATcctaaatgtatttttgaattaatattaattttacagAGTCAATCGAAGACATCTATGCTAATATCCCTGACCTTCCAAAATCCTACGTGCCTTCCAGATTAAGGAAGGACAGATATGAAGGAATAGAAgatgatgaacaaaacagaaaaggtatATGAAAAATCTGTATCCAAAGGCAGGTTCTCAAATTCAGATTTTACAATGTCAGACATTAACAACCTGCTAAGACATCCGATGCTTCAGGTGAATCAATGGTCCATTTTACAAAGTTCCAAGAGGTATTTGAGTCACTTGCATTGATAAGGATAAGGGGGTTACAGTACTTATGCAAACTAGGTAGAGACAAAGAAGGTAAAGGCTTGAAAGAGACAAACTCTTAAAAGCAAAGCTCCCCTGCTCAAAAATCTCTCTCCCCAAGTACTCCACCTAGTAGACACTCTCTTGGGTTACTAAGAtcctttatgaaaataaaaatatcccctGGGGAAGTTTAGACATGATTTACCCCCATGTGGGAATGATTTTCATAAAACTTATGCTTCAAAGCCTCCGGACAAAATGAAGGCTTGCCTGCGGGCAGAGAGGGAACCTTTGAAGTTTAGACTAGAAAAGGAAACCACACTCTGTAAGCAGGGAGcagttattcatttaaatattcaacaagtagggcacctgggtggctcagatggttaagcgtctgccttcgtctcaggtcatggtcccagggtcctgggatcgagccccgcatcaggctccctgctccgcgggaaaactgcttctccctctcccactccccttgcttgtgttccctctctcgctgtacctctctctgtcaaataaataaaatcttaaaaaaaaaaaaaattcaacaagtatttagtGACCCCGTACTATATGGCAAGCTCAGTTCTTGCAGTAGGAATCCAAGAGCGAATAAAACAGCAACAATCTCTGCCCTCTTGGAGCTGACATTCTAAAGGAGAAAATGGaccaaaaattaagtaaatacataaaatatatcatatgAAGGTGTGAAAATACTAAAGACtaaagcagaggaggaggacagggagagtggggatgggggtgggcgtggggagTTAGCAGTTTTAGTTGGGTAGACAGGGAAGGCAAAGAACAATCAGGCTACTGAGGAGGATGTATGGAATCCAAGATGGGTCCAAAAAAGGACGTGGGAGGTCACAACAGAAGCAAGCTCCATTCTTATTTGGCCCAGATTCCTATTAGCTCTTAAAACTCCTAAAGAATTTGCCTGGGCCGGGAAGCAGAGCTCAACCACCCAGCGCTCTCCGGTTCAATTGTTTTCAGTTCAGCTGATACTGCTCTATTTTTCCCCCTACTTGAAAATTGGAGtgaaagaaccagaaaaagaaggcagaaggagaagcatgtGATTCtagcctccctcctccctcttcaatAGCAGTTCTACATTTAAACAAGCTCCCTGCTGTGGAAACTTTAGAACACTCCTCTATAATTTCAGCAGGCTGCTGGCCCGCACAGCAAGGATGTAACTGAATGAAATATACTGTGCTAGGCCTTTTACCTGCTGCAGTGCCTAGCACGACATATTGCTCCTAACTGACAAAGAGGTCTGATTCCTCCCATTGCATAACGTAAGAGTATAATCCGTCTTGTCAGATTTATTAGTTACAAATAgaatattttgggggcgcctgggtggctcagttggttaagcgactgccttcggctcaggtcatgatcctggagtcccaggatggagtcccgcatcgggctccctgctcagcagggagtctgcttctccgtctcccgctcccccctcttgtgctctgtctctaaaataaataaataaaatctttaaaaaaaaaaaaaaacaaatagaatatttTGTGGTTTCCCAGTGAAGATCCTTTCTGTTTGGAATCATCAGCTTCTCTTCTCCAACCAGCTTTTCAATCCCATTTTTCAGTCATCCCATGCATCCTTGCATAAAAACCTCTGTCATTACCCTGTTGGCCATTATACAACTAAGGAATGAAGTCAAAAGTTTTAAGAACAGACAACAACATCTCACAGAAAAGAATATCAAAGAGTATCCTTAGCATAAAAATCACTGTGAAAGCAGGCTGCTTGAGAAAATTTTAACTAAATCAAAGAtcaaatttctctttcaacagctTTGTATGCCATGGAAATTCAAGTTGAAAAAGACTTGAAAACTGGAGAAAGTACAGTCCTGTCTTCAATACCTCTCCCCTCAGATGACTTTAAAGGTACAGGAATAAAAGTTTACGACGACGGGCGCAAGTCAGTGTATGCAGTAAGCTCTAATCACGGTGCGGCATATAATGGCATGGATGGCCTGGCCCCAGTTGAGGTGGAGGAACTTTTGAGACAAGCCTCCGAGAGAAACTCTAAATCCCCAACAGAGTATCATGAGCCTGTCTATGCCAATCCATTTTGCAGACCTACAACACCACAGAGGGAGAAGGTAACTCCTGGACCAAACTTTCAAGAAAGGATAAAGATGAAAGCTAATGGACTAGGTAATGATATAAATGAATCCATACACAATCTGGACAATGGGCTTTCAGAGGGGAGGCACAAGAGCTTCAATCATGTCAGCCCCGTTCGGCCCATACCTCAACCCCGATCAATGACTCAGCAAGCTGAGGAGATGCCCCACAGCCTACAAAAGAGGCTGATGACTCCTTGGGAAGAACCCAGTGCGATGCAGGACAAATATGTGGCCTCTCCAAAGGCAAGACTGAGTCCCAGTGAATCACTAGATGGGAAGTCAAAACACCAGGATTCTTCTCCTGCTTGTAAGGAGGATGAGGAAGATATTAGATACAGTATCGTTCATTCCCTGCCTTCTGATATGACTGATTCAGAACCTGTGACGATGATTTTCATGGGGTATCAGCAGGCAGAAgacaatgaagaagaaaagaagcttCTGACAGGGTATGATGGGATCATCCATGCTGAGCTGGTTGTGattgatgatgaggaggagggtGAAGGCGAAGCTGAGAAACCATTCTACCATCCTGTAGCGTCCTACAGTCAGGTTTACCAGCCTGCCACACCAACACCTCTTCCTAGAAAGAGATCAGAAGTTAATCCCTATGAAAACACAAACCACAAATCTCCCCACAAAAATTCCATATCCCGGAAAGAGCAAGAAGAAAACTTAGGCAAGCCAGTTCAACATTCTCCGCTTGACGTTCAGATGGCCGGTGATGGGACTGAGGACCCGTCCTTAACAggtaatgagaaaaacaaggctTGCCACTGCTGTTTAATCATGTGACTATCTTCCTTTTGCGTTGTTAACACACCCTCTTGCTTTCAGCTTTTTTGACCGCCTCATAGACTAATACATGctaagggtttttttggttttgtttttgttttttaattcatgctGACCTGAATTATTGTCGCCATAACTAAAGTGATTAAGTCActttgaaagataaaatgaaaaaacaattgtTGCCTTATTTGGATAGTGCATTGGTTGACctaagaaacttgaaatttgtcTTCTGTCACAGTGTGGTACTGTTTGTGAATGTATTTGGATCACTAATATGTTGGATCATCTACATCATGTCTTTTCCCACCAGAAACTGATGCCAGCTACTTGTTTGTGCTTCTCTGTTATTTAAACTTCTTATCTAAGTTAACAAGTTGCCTTAATTTtgcaagaaaaaacaagaaacaaattttattttcagtgtgaTATTTTATTACTTTGCTGTATCTTGTTTCTCTATACTTTTATAGTTTaactttatttccttaatttttctacattttaaaacagaatgtCAATTGTCAAACAGAACATCAGAATGTCAAACAGAACATCTACCTTTCCATAGTCTTCATGAacttaacaattatttttctatttcctatatatttacatttctcattCTCTATAGTTTTATAGCTTATCTAGCTTTTTTAGctttaaatggaaaatacattttttctataaaagtgATAGCTCATCAACTTAAATTCCTTATTATCACTTGAATATTGTATTCTACTCCtcacttacaaaaaaataaataagaatctgaCAAAATCAATTATAATAGCTGTACTTAACCTTAGCTAAAGACCTACATCGAATTACCCAGACATATAGGTTCTAGGTGTGTGAATGTGaaggtaaattttaaatgtttctaatgGAAGGATTCTTGTTAAAAAGTAATAACTATTAAGTCCCAGCTAATTCATCAAGCAAAACTTGATACTTCTATAGAAGTATGGTAGTACTTGCACAATTCAGGAAGGGTTCTTCTGCAACCCATAAGCCCAATTTGGGGCTGCCAATAATACAATGAAATGGACTTCTTCCATCCTTTTAAATAGTTAAATCAGGGatacactgaaattttaattatctGAAGAATTTCTAACCTTTTGGTAAGTGTACAGTTATCTTCCTCAATCAGAGTTGAGTGATGTGTCCCCACAATGAAAACCTGCTAAAACTAAACATTCCTTTCCGTTTTGAGAATGAATTTTGTTTGCTGATCAAATTTTGCATcttaagttcatttttaaaacaacgaCACAGTAGACCTAGAAAAGAGAAACACACTGATTATGGTCAAGAGCAGTAACATTACCCATCATAAAGCCTTCCATTTTTGAACTTGGATGTTAGCCACCTCCCCCCACATGCCCTTATTCCTTCTCCCTTACCCATGTCAACACATTTACCCCATAGAAAAAGACAGGAAGTGACTAACATTTCCAGACAACACTAATCATGCCACTgaactaaaataatgaaaacaggaaGACCTTTTCCAGACAAAGTAACAATACAAAGTTCCATACTATCAGTCGAAGCATATTATAAACAGACTGCTCCAAATTCCTTGCCTTCCATCATGATATTGTTTTACATTCCTGTTTCCCAATTCAGTGCATGGATTACAGAGCTGA
This genomic window contains:
- the PALMD gene encoding palmdelphin, which codes for MEEAELVKERLQAITDKRKIQEEISQKRLKIEEEKLKHQHLKKKALREKWLLEGVSSGKEQEEMKKQNQQDQHQIQVLEQSIPRLEKEIQDLEKAELQISTNEEAILKKLKSVERTTEDIIRSVKVEKEERSEESIEDIYANIPDLPKSYVPSRLRKDRYEGIEDDEQNRKALYAMEIQVEKDLKTGESTVLSSIPLPSDDFKGTGIKVYDDGRKSVYAVSSNHGAAYNGMDGLAPVEVEELLRQASERNSKSPTEYHEPVYANPFCRPTTPQREKVTPGPNFQERIKMKANGLGNDINESIHNLDNGLSEGRHKSFNHVSPVRPIPQPRSMTQQAEEMPHSLQKRLMTPWEEPSAMQDKYVASPKARLSPSESLDGKSKHQDSSPACKEDEEDIRYSIVHSLPSDMTDSEPVTMIFMGYQQAEDNEEEKKLLTGYDGIIHAELVVIDDEEEGEGEAEKPFYHPVASYSQVYQPATPTPLPRKRSEVNPYENTNHKSPHKNSISRKEQEENLGKPVQHSPLDVQMAGDGTEDPSLTALRMRMAKLGKKVI